The genomic window TGACAGTGTCTTACAAATTAGGTATCTCAAACTGATTTCTAAACATCTTTACTCAGTAAAGAAATTGTACCTATCATTATATTGGCTAGCTGATTGGATttaattttgttcttgttttgtgTCATGGATTAGGTACTAGAACCACAGAATGTCGATCCTTCTATGGTTCAAATGACCTTTCTAGATGATGTTGTTCACTCTTTGTTAAAAGGTGAAAATATTGGCATTACATCACGGCGAAGGTCTCGTGCCAGTCAAAACAGCAACACTGTTCACGTATGTATGTTGTTAGTGATGGATTATGGtaaaatattttcccttaaaTTACTTAGGATCAGGTAGTAAATAGTGATTATCAATTATTTTTAGGGTCATTATACACGTGCCCAAGCAAATAGTCCCAGACCAGCAATGAACTCCCAAACTGCTGTACCAAAACAGAATTCACACCAGCAACAAAGAAATATTCGTCCAAATAAGAGGAAGGGCTCAGATAGCAGTATACCAGATGAAGAGAAGATGAAGGAGGAAAAGTATGATTATATAGCACGAGGAGGTAGGACCCACCAACTTTTAAAGGCATGGgaacaaataaaaattcatttaaaatatgctttatttaATATTGATATGAAAggtaaaactgtttttttttaatctcctagaAAATCCTAAAGGTAAAAAACAGGTGATGAACAAAAGAAGGAAAGCTGAGGAGgatgaaaagaaactaaatatgAAAAGACTGCGAACCGACAATGTTTCAGACTTTTCTGAGAGTAGTGACTCAGAAAATTCAAATAAGAGAATAATAAATAATTCCTCAGAGCAGAAGCCAGAGAAtgagttgaaaaataaaaacacttcaaaGATAAACGGAGAAGAAGGAAAATCTCAGAATAatgagaaggcaggagaagagacaCTAATAGATAGCCAGCATCCCTGGGATCAAATACAGGAAGATAAAAAacatgaagaaacagagaaacagaagtcTGTTGACTTTCAGCGTCAAGAAAAAATGATTATCCATTCATCAGAACAGGCCACACTTTCTGATCATAATTCTAGTGATTTACTTCTTCAGGAACATAATACAGAGAagacacacacaatggaattatTACCAAAGGAGAAGTTTGTATCCAGACCGCCCACTCCAAAATGTGTTATTGATATTACAAATGACACTAACACAGAAAAGGTGGCTCAGGAAACCTCAAGTAGTACCTTTGGCCTTCAAACACTTCAGAAAATGGATTCTAATGTTAGTGATTCAAAACATTCAATTGCAAATGCAAAATACTTGGAAACAGGAAACCAAGATTCTGACCAGAACTGGGTCAGTGATGTAGTTAAAGTAGACTTAACCCAATCAAATGTAAGGAATGCTCCTTCAGGAAATGAAAACTTGAgtgtggaaaaggagaaaaatcagtatGTCTCTTACTTATCTTCTCTAAGTGCTGTTTCTGTCACAGAAGATAAGCTGCATAAGCGAAGCCCACCCGCAGAAACCATAAAATCTAAACTTAATACTTCAGGAGATGCTCACAAGACAAAATCCAACCCCTCACCTGAAGTTGTTAAGCCTAAAGTCAACCATTCGCCTGATTCTGTGAAGTCTAAAGCCATTTACGCAAACAGCCAAGCTGCTGGTGAAAGAAGACCAGCAAATAAGATAGAGCATGAGTTATCAAGATGCAGTTTCCACCCAGTTCCTACTAGAGGCAGTACATTAGAAACTACAAAAAGCCCTCTAATCATTGATAAAAACGAACATTTTACAGTTTACAGAGATCCTGCACTTATTGGGTCAGATACAGGAGCTAATCACATTTCACCTTTTTTAAGCCAGCATccttttcctcttcattcttcATCCCATAGAACATGTTTAAATCCAGGTACCCATCATCCTGCCTTAACTCCTGCACCTCACTTACTGGCTGGATCATCCAGTCAAACTCCATTACCTACCATTAACACTCATCCTCTGACTAGTGGTCCACACCATTCTGTTCATCACCCTCATTTACTTCCTGCTGTGTTACCCGGAGTGCCTACTGCCTCCTTACTTGGTGGCCACCCTCGACTAGAGACTGCTCATGCCAGCAGCTTGAGCCACTTAGCGTTAGCAcaccagcaacagcagcagttgtTACAGCACCAGTCACCTCATCTTCTTGGACAAGCCCATCCATCTGCTTCATATAATCAGCTTGGACTTTATCCAATTATTTGGCAATATCCAAATGGAACACATGCATACTCAGGACTTGGTCTGCCTTCTAAGTGGGTTCACCCAGAAAATGCGGTTAATGCTGAACCTTCGTTAAGGAGGGTAAGTTAAGCTGTGGTTTACCATATGTCTCATATTTATTAATCAACATATACACAGATGCTTTTTTCAGTATcccgttaatttttttttagatttcttccTACAAAAATGtgctagaattttatatatatataattttactcatttatggctgtactgggtcttcgttgctgcatggacttttgtggagagcaggggctactttgtagttgcggtgtgcgggctcctcattccagtggcttctcttgttgtgaagcacaggctctaagggtgctcaggcttcagtagttgtggctcccagactctacagcacaggctcaatagctgtggtgaaaatcaaagtcactcagtcgtgtccaactctctgcgaccgcatggactatacagtccatggaattctccaggtcagaatactggagtgggtagcctttgctttctccagaggatcttcccaacctggagattgaaaccaggtctcccacattgcaggctgattctttaccagctgagccaccagggaagcccagtagttgtggtgcatgggcttaattgctccttagcatgtgggatcttcctggaccagggatcaaacccatctcctgcattggcaggtgaattctttaccactgagtcatcagagaaACCCATGCTagaattttttaaacagttatttttctAATGATTATGGAAGTTTTGATGCTTAGTAACTTTGGAGCTGAAATCTCAGAaaatcctgtttttatttttaagccaatTGAAAGAGGTAAACTTAAGTTGTTTCTAAAATTCCTATTATGAAAAATGAGTGTTTTCACAACTAATTGTGGTATATACCCGTAGTTGTTTTGCTCaggtaaattcctagaagtgaaaCTTCtggatttaaaatttatataaaattataaggcTTTTGGTATGTATAACCAAGTAATTCTTACgagaaaaattattatatttcccAGCTGATATGTCACTGATGTATACTACAAGCTATGCCTGTCTAAGCCCCTTGTTCTCTTAAGGCTGCTAACGTTGGAGTTTCCTGATATTTGGGTGTGAAGATGGGGCTGATATTCTCTCTATCTGACAGTATTTCTGAAGATGGTGGTGCGGGGCTCTTATTCCTTCATGGGCTGTGTGGTTTTTGTAACCAAATTAATTTTCATGCTAAGAAATGGTTGTTGAGGGCATTACCAACCCCACTCTAAAAAATGGGAGATTGGGGATCACTGCTAAACTCCAAGAGACAACTTAATCCTTTGTGTGGACCAGGATGCACTTTAAGTATCCTCTAGAATCttgtaaaacacattttaaaaatttacttttattgtgataaaagccacacattaaatttatttaaccatGTTAAAGTGTGCAGTTTAGTAGAGTTAAGTATATTCCCATTGCTATTCAACAGATCTCTGGAACTATTtcctcttgcaaaactgaaactctgcccGTGAAACATTAATTCCCTTTCCCCCTAGTTCTTAACACCCAcctttactttctatttctatgattgtctgttttatatacttCATATAAAGTGAGCTCATACAGTATTTCATGTAGCATAATGTTGTCAAAGTTCATCCTTATTATAGCATGTAATAAGATTTCCTTTTTAAGCTGTGCAGTAGTAAGTATATACCAATAACTCTTGTTATATGTATAACTTCTGATTTCTGGATCTTGTAGAATTGAAaccttttatacatatatttgaatgatcatgtgtgtgtatatatatacattttttttcttatatgagGTTTATGGTGTATATTTTTAGTCTAAGAAATTTCATAGCAGCGTATCTTTGGTGTGATATATTGTTTTCACATTCTCATTTTGAGATGTCAAATTTATTCACTTTGTTAAAACCAAAGGATTATATTTTCCCAATATCAGACTCAATACAGTAGAACTCAACAAAGCatgttctggaagagtttcagtgaGTCATAGCATAGAAACAGTCTTGAAGCATGTAATTAGATAGTTGTAAGTCTCAACATAGACATCAGTGTCACCAGATACTCACTACGAGAAAGGCTGCgtgttaatattaaaaatgagttTTGTTGTACCTCCACACTTCCAAGTTTAATGGCTACAGTGAAATGGAGTATAAATGGGCCTTGCAAATAGAATTTTTGTGCCCAGTCTAAATGAATTATGACATTGGAAAAACTACTTTTGACAACAAAAATTGGCAAATAAACCAGATGAAATCTGGTGAAATGTATTTTAgcaacatgttttctttttttactagTAGCAACATGGTCTTTTGGTGTTACAATGTTAGGAAATCGTAAAAGCTAGGTTCTCTGTACGTCATTTGTAAGGTAAAGGCACTGGCTTCAAGATCTGCAGTCTGTAAATAACAACACAtttctggaaataattttttttttgctggcacCTCGTGGCATGTGAGATATtggtttcccaaccaaggatcaaacccatcccccctgcagtggaaatacagataaccactggaccaccagggaatcccctggacAAAACTGTTTTAATGCTGATTAACTTTCTTCATCATATGAAAAATCCATATAACTATGGTAGTTGTCTCAATACttctcataaaatatatttactgaaaGTCACATACTTCATAAATACACTGTAAAGTCCTACTGTGATACTGTATTTAGCTTTTTCTAGTaactgaaggatttttttttttttatagaattcTCCCAGTCCTTGGTTACATCAACCTACCCCTGTGACCTCAGCAGATGGTATTGGATTACTTAGTCACATTCCTGTCAGACCTTCCAGTGCAGAACCTCATCGGCCTCTTAAAATCACAGCACATTCCAGTCCACCATTGACAAAATGTTTAGTAGATCACCATAAAGAGTAAGTTCACCAATGCTTAAAACAtatcttttatagtttttcttaattgtttataAATAGGTATTTTTAACAAATGTCTTAAAACTAGgcttaataattattattattctggtTTTATATCCCttctaattttcttaatattataGCACTTGCAAAGTCATGTTTCACTCTTATTATACAATAGTATTGCATAGAAGCTATACTTGTATCATACAAGAAAAAGTGTTTACAGAAACCTTCGTGTATTTTCTTTACAGAGAATTGGAGAGGAAAGCTTTCATTGAACCATTGCGTTCTGTTGCATCCACATCAGCCAAAACTGACCTGGATCTAAACAGGTCACAGACTGGAAAAGATGGTCACTTGCATAGGCATTTTGTGGATCCTGTATTGAATCAATTACAGAGACCACCCCAGGAAACTGGAGAGAGATTAAACAAATATAAGGAGGAGCACCGTCGAATTCTTCAAGAAAGTATTGATGTTGCTCCCTTTACGACTAAAATCAAGGGTCTTGAGTGTGATAGAGATAACTATTCCAGGGTAGCATCGTCATCTTCTAGCCCTAAGAGCCATCTCAtcaaacaagacaaggatatagAATCAGATCTTTATAAAATGAAGCACTCAGTGCCTCACAGTTTGCCTCAAAGTAACTATTTCACTACATTGTCTAATAGTGTAGTCAATGAGCCACCAAGGTCATACCCATCCAAAGAGATTTCAAATATTTACACTGAAAAACAGAGTAATACGCTTGCAACAGCAGCTAATCCTCAAACTCTGACTTCGTTTATATCATCTCTTTCAAAGCCTCCACCTTTGATAAAACATCAGCCAGAAAGTGAAGGTTTAGTAGGCAAGGTACCAGAACATCTTTCCCATCAAATTGCTTCTCACTCAGTAACAACTTTCAGAAATGACTGTAGGAGTCCTACTCATTTGACAGTTTCTTCTACAAATACACTCCGGAGTATGCCTGCTTTACATAGAGCACCAGTATTTCACCCGCCAATCCATCATagcctggaaagaaaggaaagcagctACAGTAGCCTTTCCCCTCCAACATTAACTCCAGTGATGCCTGTAAATGCTGGTGGAAAAGTTCAAGAATCACAAAAGCCTCCAACACTGATTCCTGAGCCAAAAGATACTCAGgcaagttttaagagttcttctgAACAGAGTTTGACAGAAATGTGGAAATCTAATAATAACCTCAGCAAAGAGAAAGCTGAATGGCATGTAGAGAAAAGCAGCGGAAAGGCACAGGCTGCCACGGCATCTGTCATCGTGCGTCCACCTTCTAGTACGAAGCTTGACAGTGTGCCAGCAGTACAGTTAGCTCCCAGAGATCGAGCTAGTGAGAGATCTTCACTTGGGGCAAATCAAACAGATTGCCTCAAACCAGCAGAAGCTGGAGAGAGTGGAAGAATCATTCTGCCAAGTGTGAATTCAGACAGTGCTCACATAAAATCCGAAAAAAACTCTCAGGCTGTCTCACAGGGCAGTGTTcccagttcagtcatgtctgctgtAAATACAGTGTGTAATACCAAAACGGATACATTCACATCTGCTGCCGCTACCCCCAGTGTTTCCAGCTGGGGTGGTTCAGAAATAATTTACTCATTATCAAATACCATTTTGGCCTCTAAAACCTTAGAATGTACCTCTTCAAAAAGCGTCAGTCATTCAGTGGCTCAAACACAAGAATGCACGGTCAGCATCACAGCTCCAGTTACACCAGCCAGTAGTAAGACAGGAAGTGCTGTTCAGCCCAACTCTGGGTTTTCAGGCACAactgattttattcatttaaagaagCACAAGGCAGCATTGgctgcagctcaatataaaagtAGTAATGTCAGTGAGACTGAGCCTAATGCTGCGAAAAATCAGACATCTTCAGCCTCCCATCTCTTAGATAGCACTGTAGTCTGTAGTACAATAAACAAAGCAGACTCTGTAGGAAATGGGCAAGCGTCCCAGACAAGTCAACCAAACTACCATACTAAACTGAAAAAAGCCTGGCTTACGAGACattcagaagaagacaaaaataccAATAAGACGGAAAATTCAGGGAGTTCTGTATCAGAAATTATTAAGCCATGTTCTGTCAATTTAATAGCCTCTACATCTAATGATCTACAAAATAGTGTAGATAGTAAGATCATAGTTGATAAATATGTAAAAGATGATAAAGTAAATAGAAGAAAAGCCAAACGAACTTATGAATCTGGCTCCGAAAGTGGAGAttcagatgaaagtgaaagcaaatcAGAGCAAAGGACTAAAAGGCAACCTAAGCCAACTtacaaaaagaagcaaaatgatcTTCAAAAGAGAAAAGGTGAAATGGAAGAAGATTTAAAACCCAATGGGATTCTCAGCAGGAGTgccaaagagaaaagtaaattgaAGTTACAGAGCAACAATAATAGTGGTaagtaaattaattattttttatttcaagtaaAATGGGCTATATGTTCTTGCAATGTTCTCTAAGAATTAGAGAGCTTAAAGGCATCTTCGATTTCATTCATTTGCCCTAGTGTAATGTGCTCACTGACTTCATTTCTACATTTCACAGGTACCCTGTAAGAGGAAATGAGAGAAGGTCTGTTTCTTTTTCAAGAGGCTTGTGGAAAATATGTTTTTACATAGCACTCATGTTGGCAAAAACCCACTGTGTGCTTCAGTAGTCGTTCAGAATTTTGACCATCTCTATACACTGAAACACGCATACCTTGTTTTACTGTGCTTTGCAgatactgcctttttttttttttttttaataacaaatagaAGGTTTTTGGTAACTCTGTGTAAGGAGAGtgttggcaccatttttccaacgtTTGCTCACGTCATGTCtgtcatattttggtaattcACACTTTTCCATTGTTATTATACTTGTTTAGGTGATCTGAAAAGGTGGTTACTATTGTAAAAAGATTATAAATCACTGAAGGCTGAGATGatggttagctttttttttttagcagtaaactatttttaaattaaggtatgtgtattttttagacataatgctgtcGCACACTCTAGACTTTCTTACAGTGTAAGTGTAACTTTAATATGCACTGGGAAAGAGGAAAATTTGTGTACTTTTGGTGGTGGCCTGAAACTGAACCCACACTATCCCCAAGGTATGACTGTATTAGATATTTGCCTATAacaagataatagttgaaaaaagaattcattttcacAGAAACTTCCTTAAAGTCTCACTTGTAGAAGAGAACTACAGAATAGTGTGGATATGGCCCATATCTCACCCTTCTGTCATCTGGAGACAAAATTGAAAACCTAATGAAATTAACTTCTATTTAATAATGTTACTCACTCAAATAGTCCATAGCAGTGGGTAAAAGTTGAAGAAAAACAGGGGCTTTGTGGTTTTGTGTATTCATTTCTGTATTCAAGAAGAATTTCCATAATTAGTAAAAGTTTCAAAACTTGTTTGTGGCTACAAGGAAGAAtacatgatcagttcagttcagtcgctcagtcgtgtccgactctttgtgaccccatgaatcgcagcacgccaggcctccctgtccatcaccatctcccagagttcactcagactcacatccatcgagtcagtgatgccatccagccatctcatcctcagttgtccccttctcctcctgcccccaatccctcccagcatcagagtcttttccaatgagtcaactctttgcatgaggtggccaaagtactggagcttcagctttagcatcatttcttcctaagaaatcccagggttgatctccttcagaatggactggttggatctccttacagtccaagggactctcaagagtcttctccaacaccacagttcaaaagcatcaattcttcagcactcagccttcttcacagtccaactctcacatccatacatgaccacaggaaaaaccatagccttgactagacggaccttagtcggcaaagtaatgtctctgcttttgaatatactatctaggttggttataacttttcttccaaggagtaagcgtcttttaatttcatggctgcaatcaccatctgcagtgattttggagcccccccaaaaaactgtttccactgtttccccatctatttcccatgaagtgatgggaccggatgccatgatcttcgttttctgaatgttgagatttaagccaactttttcactctcctctttcactttcatcaagaggctttttagctcctcttcactttctgccataagggtggtatcatctgcatatctgaggttattgatatttctcttggcaatcttgattccagcttgtgcttcttccagcccagtgtctcatgatgtactctgcatagaagttaaataagcagggtggcagtatacagccttgacgtactccttttcctatttggaaccagtctgtttttaaCTCTAGAAGTAGTTTTTctcaatttgcttatttttataggTATGTTGCACAATGCAGAAAGAGGTTCATAGTTCCACTATCTGTGTATTCATCCACATGCAGTATATGAAATATCTGTGACAATGTGGACATCCAGAAGTACTTTGCATAAACATTTGGATGCTTAAAGGCTCTTATTTGGGCCTTTTCTGTGAATGAGGTCTTTCCCATATGCCTGTGTGGGAGCCAGAGGCAAAGTGAAGGAGAGAAAAGCAGGAGGATGGAATCATAGAAAAGGACAGTCAGCAGTGAAAGAACGAAGGAAACCAAGCTCAGCTAGAGACAGAGAGGCTGACAGACTGAAATGCCAgcataagaagaaagaaaggaagggagattgAAAAAAGAGGATACAGGATGCATGCCATTCATTTGAGAAGTGGAACGTATACCCTGTTACTTTTTCTCTCTGCAGTGTTCTGCTTACTTCCCTAATGAATTCAAGAGGCTTAGTGTGGTCAATAAGTgtgatttctcttttgtttcacaAAACATTTCTTTTAGTGTTGAATATTCAGATACTGTAGTTAAACTTACAGAAAACAGAGATAGGAATCTTCCAGCTTTTAATGCTTATGATATTGTTATaaacttaaatttataaaattaacttttaatgaagtatatattctgttttcatttggagACAGTGACTATACATGTTTCCAAGTAAGTTTTAAGACAAACTGGAATCAGCACTTCCCCCTCCCCAAGTTGTAAGGCTTAGTTAAATCTCCCCTAAAGTAAATAACATTTAGCATAGCACAGACTACTTTAAGTCCCATTTATTCCCAAGTCCAAAATAATATTAAGTGACTATTAAACACCACCTGTTAATTATGCGGAAAGTTGACTGGATTTTGTTCTGGCTCTCTAGAAAAGTTCTTTAAATTGGGAGTTCATAAATTCTAAACCTGAGTGGGTTATTTCCCTCATGGATTAAATCTTTGTCcttttcatgttcattgcagttaTCATCAATCATAGTCAACTGAAAAAAGAGTGAGGTCTGTACATAGTGTAATATGATTGCATGGATTATTATACGTATGTAATTATTACACAAATATAGTGTGGTTTTTTTAGTACATTCTAAAGCCAGGTATAATAGAATTTGCTTTATCTGCTATTTTGAAATATCTTCATGGCTGCGGCCTTTTGTTACTGATAAGTAAAAGTTATCTGCTTTTCCTTGACTAATTTTTTAGATAATATTATTTTGTGTACTGAAATTACCcatcaaatttaaatttaagtctTGTGATACACAAAAACAGTGGTTTAACTGTTACCCAAGTTCATTTCTATAcctcaaagaaatattttgtggGTGATGGCATGTATCGCAGATTAAAGGTTAgtgtgtatttttcttattttcttctctcttagtTTTCTGTTGCTAGAGCAGTTGCTTTAAGGATTTGCTGAAAATTAGAAAACTAAGGTTGAATCTGGTataaaggaagaataaatatCCATTGAGTTAGATATTTTTTTGTTGACCAAGTGTCTCAGTCTCAAACTTTTAGATTTTAGATGGCAccaataaattatatatgtagaATTGAAAatggagttttattttatttactattcaAATAATATTACAGTAAAATATATAGACGGATTTCAGCATAGTCACATTTGGCCTAGGCTAGAAGCAAAAGATATAATATCAAAAACAGACTCTATATGACCTTATAAATTATCTTTATAATTTactcatttactttaaaaaatggtctacGTGTTCATTTCTGTCACAGAATTGAGAGTTGCTTTGAAATGaatgtctcattctttttttataatacTATATTTAAATTGTTCACAGTAGTATGGTTATCCATACTTCAAATGGATGTTCCATTGTCTGGAATGTAAAGGTATATTGGTCAATAGTCCTTTTTCAGTTTAAGTAGAAAGATTTCACTTAGTTTATTCTGATATAATAAAGTAGTAAATAAatgcggagaaggaaatgacaaccctctccagtactcttgactagagaatcccgtgaacagaggagcctggtgggctgctgtccatagggtcagcATGCttttatatattggagaaggaaatggcaaccccctccagtgttcttgtctggagaatcccagggacggaggagcctggtgggctgccatctgtgggtcacacagagtcagacacgactgaagctacttagcagcaggagTAAATAAATGATTGGAAGTAGTATACCAAAAAGTATCAGCACTATTCTGTTGTTCATTCTGATTTCTAGAAGCTCtaaatttttttatatagttcatcAGAGAAATCTGTCTTACACACAATGGAAGAAATAACAAGCCTTTTACACAAGccttctgaaaacattttttattccaTAAGTGGTATTTGTTTGCCCACGTATGTGTTGCTCTAGTGGATTAAGCCAAATGGCTCCTTACCTTTTGTTAGTGACAGAACATGTAATTGTAAAGAACCAGGAGGAGTCATAAAAGGGCTTGATACTGGCGCCTGTTTGAAATGGGCCACCCTGGAGTTTAAACCCCGTGTTAAGATGTATTTGATCTTGCTGTAATTGTACTGTGCATGCTATCAACAGGTGATAGTGAGCACTCAGGACAACAGTTCTGCTATATGCTTCTGCAAAAACTATATAATCTCAGGAGAACACTTGAACTGCCTCTGATCCACAAAATGGGCATGAGTAGTAAACACGATGGTAGGAAATAGTTTATTCTTTCACCATGATAGAAATAACAAACTGTAAATCTCAAGTCTAGCATATAATGAGTATGGGCAATATGAGTATGCTTACAagagtcaacaaatatttgctgtccCAAAATGTGAAGCTTCtaagtgaatatatttttaaaaatggaagaggcTGCATTTAATTTAGATATGATGTTATGAGTTCTTGCtgctccatcagttcagtcgtgtctgactctttgcgaccccatgaattgcagcacgcc from Capricornis sumatraensis isolate serow.1 chromosome 10, serow.2, whole genome shotgun sequence includes these protein-coding regions:
- the JMJD1C gene encoding probable JmjC domain-containing histone demethylation protein 2C isoform X1, with translation MAVEARPELVGKRFLCLALGEEARLERGESGRCWRGWRAGVIRAVSHRDSRNPDLAVYVEFDDLEWDKREWVKVYEDFSTFLVEYHLIWARRINPSQTQGSKSKQIQWPALTFKPLVEKSVPSSITAVEFLVDKQLDFLTEDSAFQPYQDDIDSLNPVLRDNPQLQEEVKVWVKEQKVQEIFMQGPYSLNGYRVRVYRQDSATQWFTGIITHHDLFTRTMIVMNDQVLEPQNVDPSMVQMTFLDDVVHSLLKGENIGITSRRRSRASQNSNTVHGHYTRAQANSPRPAMNSQTAVPKQNSHQQQRNIRPNKRKGSDSSIPDEEKMKEEKYDYIARGENPKGKKQVMNKRRKAEEDEKKLNMKRLRTDNVSDFSESSDSENSNKRIINNSSEQKPENELKNKNTSKINGEEGKSQNNEKAGEETLIDSQHPWDQIQEDKKHEETEKQKSVDFQRQEKMIIHSSEQATLSDHNSSDLLLQEHNTEKTHTMELLPKEKFVSRPPTPKCVIDITNDTNTEKVAQETSSSTFGLQTLQKMDSNVSDSKHSIANAKYLETGNQDSDQNWVSDVVKVDLTQSNVRNAPSGNENLSVEKEKNQYVSYLSSLSAVSVTEDKLHKRSPPAETIKSKLNTSGDAHKTKSNPSPEVVKPKVNHSPDSVKSKAIYANSQAAGERRPANKIEHELSRCSFHPVPTRGSTLETTKSPLIIDKNEHFTVYRDPALIGSDTGANHISPFLSQHPFPLHSSSHRTCLNPGTHHPALTPAPHLLAGSSSQTPLPTINTHPLTSGPHHSVHHPHLLPAVLPGVPTASLLGGHPRLETAHASSLSHLALAHQQQQQLLQHQSPHLLGQAHPSASYNQLGLYPIIWQYPNGTHAYSGLGLPSKWVHPENAVNAEPSLRRNSPSPWLHQPTPVTSADGIGLLSHIPVRPSSAEPHRPLKITAHSSPPLTKCLVDHHKEELERKAFIEPLRSVASTSAKTDLDLNRSQTGKDGHLHRHFVDPVLNQLQRPPQETGERLNKYKEEHRRILQESIDVAPFTTKIKGLECDRDNYSRVASSSSSPKSHLIKQDKDIESDLYKMKHSVPHSLPQSNYFTTLSNSVVNEPPRSYPSKEISNIYTEKQSNTLATAANPQTLTSFISSLSKPPPLIKHQPESEGLVGKVPEHLSHQIASHSVTTFRNDCRSPTHLTVSSTNTLRSMPALHRAPVFHPPIHHSLERKESSYSSLSPPTLTPVMPVNAGGKVQESQKPPTLIPEPKDTQASFKSSSEQSLTEMWKSNNNLSKEKAEWHVEKSSGKAQAATASVIVRPPSSTKLDSVPAVQLAPRDRASERSSLGANQTDCLKPAEAGESGRIILPSVNSDSAHIKSEKNSQAVSQGSVPSSVMSAVNTVCNTKTDTFTSAAATPSVSSWGGSEIIYSLSNTILASKTLECTSSKSVSHSVAQTQECTVSITAPVTPASSKTGSAVQPNSGFSGTTDFIHLKKHKAALAAAQYKSSNVSETEPNAAKNQTSSASHLLDSTVVCSTINKADSVGNGQASQTSQPNYHTKLKKAWLTRHSEEDKNTNKTENSGSSVSEIIKPCSVNLIASTSNDLQNSVDSKIIVDKYVKDDKVNRRKAKRTYESGSESGDSDESESKSEQRTKRQPKPTYKKKQNDLQKRKGEMEEDLKPNGILSRSAKEKSKLKLQSNNNTGIPRSVLKDWRKVKKLKQTGESFLQDDSCCEIGPNLQKCRECRLIRSKKGEEPTHSPVFCRFYYFRRLSFSKNGVVRIDGFSTPDQYDDEAMSLWTHENYDDDELDIETSKYILDIIGDKFCQLVTSEKTALSWVKKDAKIAWKRAVRGVREMCDACEATLFNIHWVCQKCGFVVCLDCYKAKERKSSRDKELYAWMKCVKGQPHDHKHLMPTQIIPGSVLTDLLDAMHTLREKYGIKSHCHCTNKQNIQVGNFSPMNGVSQVLQSVLNHSNKISLCMPESQQQSTPQKPESNGSSSPGSDVSTDSKLAPPESQSPLHWLADLAEQKAREEKKENKEFALEKQIKEEREQDDPDSPNSRTSPPVSQNNEQGSTLRDLLTTTAGKLRVGSTDAGIAFAPVYSMGTPSGKSGRTMPNILDDIIASVVENKIPPNKASKINVKSELKEGPKESRKCAMDENNKLYSDIPHSWVCEKHILWLKDYKNTNNWKLFKECWKYGRPAVVSGVHKKMNISLWKADSISLDFGDHQADLLNCKDSIISNANVKEFWDGFEEVSKRQKTKSGETVVLKLKDCPSGEDFKTMMPARYEDLLKSLPLPEYCNPEGKFNLASHLPGFFVRPDLGPRLCSAYGVAAAKDHDIGTTNLHVEVSDVVNILVYVGIAKGNGILSKAGILKKFEEEDLDDILRKRLKDSSEIPGALWHIYAGKDVDKIREFLQKISKEQGLEVLPEHDPIRDQSWYVNKKLRQRLLEEYGVKTCTLIQFLGDAIVLPAGALHQVQNFHSCIQVTEDFVSPEHLVQSFHLTQELRLLKEEINYDDKLQVKNILYHAVKEMVRALKIYEDEVEAMEEN